In the genome of Pseudomonas protegens, one region contains:
- a CDS encoding DMT family transporter: MDALTRRGSLEMTAAMLISGTIGWFVLVSGQPVLDVVFWRCLFGAGALLLICGAFGFLRRNILTRRSLFLAVLSGVAIVGNWVLLFGSYSRASIAIGTAVYNVQPFILVALGALFLGEKITPQKLFWLCLSFAGMLAIVSAHGGEGETGNDYLLGIALALGAALLYAFAALLIKRLSGTPPHLIALIQVCTGVLLLAPWANLAEPPQQATAWASLLTLGIVHTGVMYVLLYGAIQKLPTALTGALSFIYPIAAIFVDWLAFGHRLGLLQWLGVGAILLAAAGMQQGWTLKRRRSVLQ, encoded by the coding sequence ATGGATGCACTGACCCGTCGCGGATCACTGGAAATGACCGCCGCGATGCTGATTTCCGGAACCATTGGCTGGTTCGTTCTAGTGTCCGGGCAACCGGTGCTGGACGTGGTGTTCTGGCGGTGCCTGTTCGGTGCCGGCGCCTTGCTGCTGATTTGCGGCGCTTTCGGTTTTTTACGCAGGAATATTCTGACCCGGCGCAGCCTGTTTCTGGCCGTGCTCAGTGGCGTGGCGATTGTCGGCAACTGGGTGCTGCTGTTCGGCTCTTATTCCCGGGCCTCGATCGCGATCGGCACCGCGGTGTACAACGTCCAGCCGTTCATTCTGGTGGCCCTGGGCGCGCTGTTTCTGGGGGAGAAGATCACCCCGCAGAAACTGTTCTGGCTGTGCCTGTCCTTCGCCGGGATGCTGGCCATCGTCAGCGCCCATGGCGGCGAGGGCGAAACCGGCAATGACTACCTGCTGGGCATCGCTTTAGCCCTGGGCGCGGCGTTGCTGTACGCCTTCGCCGCGTTGCTGATCAAGCGCCTGAGCGGCACGCCGCCGCATTTGATCGCGCTGATCCAGGTCTGCACCGGGGTGTTGCTGCTGGCGCCCTGGGCCAACCTCGCCGAACCACCCCAGCAGGCCACGGCCTGGGCCAGCCTGCTGACCCTGGGCATCGTGCATACCGGGGTGATGTATGTGCTGTTGTACGGGGCGATCCAGAAGCTGCCGACGGCGCTGACCGGGGCCTTGTCCTTCATCTATCCGATCGCGGCGATCTTCGTCGACTGGCTGGCCTTCGGGCATCGCCTGGGACTGCTGCAGTGGCTGGGCGTCGGCGCGATCCTGCTGGCCGCCGCCGGCATGCAGCAGGGTTGGACCCTCAAGCGCCGGCGCAGCGTTTTGCAGTAA
- the fdhD gene encoding formate dehydrogenase accessory sulfurtransferase FdhD, protein MVCRIEQSEQQPEANAPAPAPQRVTYREYSPEGGVAEAPLAAEIALAITYNGLSQAVMMVSPGNLEDFIRGFSITNDIVSDLSEIYDIRLSHFPQACQADVQISSRAFWALKDHRRQMAGTSGCGLCGVEALEQALPQLQILDPSPLPPAEHLQGLRERIEQAQHMARSSGALHAALYFDELGEVRLCQEDIGRHNALDKLIGALLNAGIDGHQGFTVVTSRCSLELIHKAVRARLGTLVSLSAPTALTVQWANKHHLNLIHVPHRNAPRIYSPVSAG, encoded by the coding sequence ATGGTTTGCCGTATCGAACAATCGGAGCAACAGCCCGAGGCCAATGCACCGGCCCCCGCGCCGCAGCGCGTGACCTATCGCGAATACAGCCCCGAGGGCGGGGTGGCCGAGGCGCCGCTGGCCGCCGAGATCGCCCTGGCGATCACCTACAACGGCCTGAGCCAGGCGGTGATGATGGTGTCCCCCGGCAACCTGGAGGATTTCATTCGCGGCTTCAGCATCACCAACGACATCGTCAGCGACCTCAGCGAAATCTACGACATCCGCCTGAGCCACTTTCCCCAGGCCTGCCAGGCCGACGTGCAGATTTCCAGCCGGGCCTTCTGGGCCCTCAAGGACCATCGCCGGCAGATGGCCGGGACCAGCGGCTGCGGGTTATGCGGCGTGGAAGCCCTGGAGCAGGCGCTGCCGCAACTGCAGATCCTCGACCCTTCGCCGCTGCCCCCCGCCGAACACCTGCAAGGCCTGCGCGAGCGTATCGAACAGGCCCAGCACATGGCCCGCAGCAGCGGCGCCCTGCACGCCGCGCTGTACTTCGACGAACTGGGCGAGGTGCGCCTGTGCCAGGAAGACATCGGCCGCCACAACGCCCTGGACAAGCTGATCGGCGCCCTGCTGAACGCCGGGATCGACGGCCACCAGGGCTTCACCGTGGTCACCAGCCGCTGCAGCCTGGAGTTGATCCACAAGGCCGTGCGCGCCCGCCTCGGCACCCTGGTCAGCCTCTCGGCACCCACCGCACTGACCGTGCAATGGGCCAACAAGCACCACCTGAACCTGATCCACGTGCCGCACCGCAACGCGCCACGGATCTATAGCCCGGTGTCAGCCGGCTGA
- a CDS encoding LysR family transcriptional regulator translates to MDIKQLKFLIALEQTRHFGQAAARCHITQPTLSMRLRNLEDELDLILVTRGQRFEGFTEAGERVLAWAKTLLAAHDGLFAEAAACRGQLVGNLRLGLVPLSGFNPISYVQKLSASFPELKFSLSSASSDRIIEDIGNNQLDLGVCYLDHVNPHYLDFFEIGETRVGLLYDTRHFHFKGTEMSWEDAAELPLGMLSTGMHYRKSIDLSFRSRGLNPTPILESDSTYQLFQAIHEGFCCSIMPLDSGLDSPIDNLAFIQLPDASVLAPLGLVMRKTEPRSAIAEKCFAEARKLFAIKGE, encoded by the coding sequence TTGGACATCAAGCAACTCAAGTTTCTGATCGCCCTGGAGCAGACCCGGCACTTCGGCCAGGCCGCCGCGCGCTGCCACATCACCCAGCCGACCCTGTCCATGCGCCTGCGCAACCTGGAGGACGAACTGGACCTGATCCTGGTGACCCGCGGCCAGCGTTTCGAAGGTTTCACCGAGGCCGGCGAGCGGGTCCTGGCCTGGGCCAAGACCCTGCTGGCGGCCCATGACGGGCTGTTCGCCGAGGCCGCCGCCTGCCGTGGGCAACTGGTGGGCAACCTGCGCCTGGGCCTGGTGCCGCTGAGCGGCTTCAACCCCATCAGCTATGTGCAGAAGCTCTCGGCGAGCTTTCCCGAGCTCAAGTTCAGCCTGTCGTCCGCCAGCTCCGACCGGATCATCGAGGACATCGGCAACAACCAGCTGGACCTCGGGGTCTGCTACCTGGACCACGTCAACCCCCACTACCTGGACTTCTTCGAGATCGGCGAGACCCGGGTCGGCCTGCTCTACGACACCCGGCACTTTCATTTCAAAGGCACTGAGATGAGCTGGGAAGACGCCGCCGAGCTGCCCCTGGGCATGCTCAGCACCGGCATGCACTATCGCAAGTCCATCGACCTGAGCTTTCGCAGCCGTGGCCTGAACCCGACGCCGATCCTGGAAAGCGATTCCACCTACCAGCTGTTCCAGGCCATTCACGAAGGCTTCTGCTGCTCGATCATGCCCCTGGACAGCGGCCTGGATTCGCCGATCGACAACCTGGCCTTTATCCAGTTGCCGGATGCCAGCGTGCTGGCGCCCCTGGGGCTGGTGATGCGCAAGACCGAGCCACGCTCGGCGATTGCCGAAAAGTGCTTTGCCGAGGCCAGGAAACTCTTTGCCATCAAGGGCGAATGA
- the mobA gene encoding molybdenum cofactor guanylyltransferase MobA, translating into MTPTHPAPPLSPPCSILLLAGGRGARMGGRDKGLVAWQGRPLIAHVQAVVRPFSDDLIISCNRNAEQYRPYADRLVADQQADFPGPMAGVLAGLAAARHPWLLVLACDAPRIDAALIQALLDARDNDARPVMVQQAGQWQPMFSLMPTALLGDLRQAWDHGERSLLRALATHGLKPLPCAADDPRLSNFNTPELLSETGPKPLA; encoded by the coding sequence ATGACCCCGACCCACCCAGCCCCGCCCCTCTCACCGCCCTGCTCGATCCTGCTGCTGGCGGGGGGGCGCGGCGCGCGCATGGGCGGGCGTGACAAGGGGCTGGTAGCGTGGCAGGGCCGCCCCTTGATTGCCCATGTGCAGGCAGTGGTTCGGCCCTTCAGCGACGACCTGATCATTTCCTGCAACCGCAACGCCGAGCAGTACCGGCCTTATGCCGATCGCTTAGTGGCCGATCAGCAGGCGGACTTTCCCGGTCCCATGGCCGGCGTCCTGGCCGGCCTCGCGGCGGCCCGGCATCCCTGGCTGCTGGTGCTGGCCTGCGATGCACCGCGGATCGACGCGGCGCTGATCCAGGCCCTGCTGGATGCCCGCGACAACGACGCAAGGCCGGTGATGGTGCAGCAGGCCGGGCAATGGCAGCCGATGTTCAGCCTGATGCCCACGGCGCTGCTGGGTGATCTGCGCCAGGCCTGGGACCACGGCGAGCGCAGCCTGCTGCGGGCCCTCGCCACCCACGGCCTGAAGCCTTTGCCCTGCGCCGCCGACGATCCGCGGCTGAGCAACTTCAACACCCCTGAACTACTGTCTGAAACAGGCCCCAAGCCCTTGGCCTGA
- a CDS encoding FUSC family protein, whose translation MLRRLLRPVLDPYRRYRHARLIHAVRVALGLIATILLTTGLNLPHGEWASVTMLVVIGGLQHHGNIGKKAAERAIGTLVGAGVGLVLVVQQAYFGQPWLTYLGMSAVCGYFSYHAIGKGGYTALLAAITVFIVAGHGDNQVSDGLWRAVDILIGIALALAFSFAIPLYAVYSWRYTLASALRDCAQLYGRIVQGQSVTDDEHLKLLGRVNAAMLQLRSLMPSVSKEVRISMTELDAIQRNLRMCISTLEILGNTRPDASDPQAMAQMQRLLKAEHRQIRVQLIGMARALQSGVTQRLEKALEGRAENALEAPVYSALDGYRLLTRQLAATLGEMRQRLGKSARHWKI comes from the coding sequence TTGCTGCGGCGCCTGCTGCGTCCCGTGCTGGACCCGTACCGGCGCTACCGTCACGCCCGGCTGATCCACGCGGTGCGGGTCGCCCTCGGCCTGATCGCCACCATCCTCCTGACCACCGGCCTCAACCTGCCCCACGGCGAGTGGGCCTCGGTGACCATGCTGGTGGTGATCGGCGGCCTGCAGCACCACGGCAACATCGGCAAGAAAGCCGCCGAGCGGGCCATCGGCACCCTGGTGGGCGCCGGGGTCGGCCTGGTGCTGGTGGTGCAGCAGGCGTACTTCGGCCAGCCCTGGCTGACCTACCTGGGGATGTCGGCGGTGTGCGGCTACTTTTCCTATCACGCCATCGGCAAGGGCGGCTACACCGCGCTGCTGGCGGCGATCACCGTGTTCATCGTCGCCGGCCACGGCGACAACCAGGTCAGCGACGGCCTGTGGCGCGCGGTGGACATCCTCATCGGGATTGCCCTGGCCCTGGCGTTTTCCTTCGCCATTCCGCTGTACGCGGTGTACTCCTGGCGCTACACCCTGGCCAGCGCCCTGCGCGACTGCGCCCAGCTCTACGGGCGGATCGTCCAGGGTCAGTCGGTGACCGACGACGAACACCTCAAGCTCCTGGGCCGGGTCAACGCCGCCATGCTGCAACTGCGCTCGCTGATGCCGTCGGTGTCCAAGGAAGTGCGCATCTCCATGACCGAACTGGACGCCATCCAGCGCAACCTGCGGATGTGCATCAGCACCCTGGAGATCCTCGGCAACACCCGCCCCGACGCCAGCGACCCGCAGGCCATGGCGCAGATGCAACGGCTGCTCAAGGCCGAGCACCGGCAGATCCGCGTGCAACTGATCGGCATGGCCCGGGCCCTGCAATCGGGGGTCACCCAGCGCCTGGAAAAAGCCCTGGAAGGCCGCGCCGAAAACGCCCTGGAAGCGCCGGTGTATTCGGCCCTGGACGGTTACCGGCTGCTGACCCGGCAACTGGCCGCGACCCTGGGCGAGATGCGCCAGCGCCTGGGCAAGAGCGCCCGGCACTGGAAGATCTAG
- a CDS encoding NADP-dependent glyceraldehyde-3-phosphate dehydrogenase encodes MTTANVLTNLFPAAADIPEAYRLPEPVEQRDYLVDGELRTWNGPLAQVRSPIYLSGADGDRQVILGSTPLLDADTALSALDAAVRAYDRGQGAWPTMRVAERIQHVEAFLARMREQRTAVVRLLMWEIGKNLKDSEKEFDRTCDYIVDTIGALKELDRRSSRFELEQDTLGQIRRVPLGVALCMGPYNYPLNETFTTLIPALIMGNTVVFKPAKLGVLLIRPLLEAFRDSFPAGVINVIYGSGRETVSALMASGKIDIFAFIGTNKAASDLKKLHPKPHRLRAALGLDAKNPGIVLPDADLDNAVSEAVTGALSFNGQRCTALKILFVHEAVVERFIEQFNAKLQTLKPGMPWEPGVALTPLPENTKVDYLHALVADAQAHDAQVVNPHGGESRASFFYPALLYPVTPQMRVYHEEQFGPVVPIVPYRDLDTVIDYVLESDFGQQLSLFGSDPAVIGRLVDTFANQVGRININAQCQRGPDTFPFNGRKNSAEGTLSVHDALRTFSIRTLVATKFQERNKQLISDIIRNRDSSFLTTDYIF; translated from the coding sequence ATGACCACAGCCAATGTCCTCACCAACCTGTTTCCCGCTGCCGCCGACATCCCCGAAGCCTATCGCCTGCCCGAACCGGTGGAGCAGCGCGACTACCTGGTGGACGGTGAACTGCGCACCTGGAACGGCCCCCTGGCCCAGGTCCGCAGCCCGATCTACCTGAGCGGCGCCGACGGCGACCGGCAAGTGATCCTCGGCAGCACGCCGCTGCTGGACGCCGACACCGCCCTCAGCGCCCTGGACGCCGCGGTGCGCGCCTACGACCGTGGCCAGGGCGCCTGGCCAACGATGCGCGTGGCCGAGCGCATCCAGCACGTGGAAGCCTTCCTGGCGCGCATGCGCGAGCAGCGCACGGCGGTGGTCAGGCTGCTGATGTGGGAAATCGGCAAGAACCTCAAGGACTCGGAAAAAGAGTTCGACCGCACCTGCGACTACATCGTCGACACCATCGGCGCGCTCAAGGAACTGGACCGGCGCTCCAGCCGCTTCGAACTGGAGCAGGACACCCTCGGCCAGATCCGCCGCGTGCCCCTGGGCGTGGCCCTGTGCATGGGCCCCTACAACTACCCGCTGAACGAGACCTTCACCACCCTGATCCCGGCGCTGATCATGGGCAACACCGTGGTGTTCAAGCCGGCCAAGCTCGGCGTGCTGCTGATCCGGCCATTGCTGGAAGCCTTCCGCGACAGCTTCCCGGCCGGGGTGATCAACGTCATCTACGGCAGCGGCCGCGAGACCGTCAGCGCGCTGATGGCCAGCGGCAAGATCGACATCTTCGCCTTCATCGGCACCAACAAGGCCGCCAGCGACCTGAAGAAACTCCACCCCAAGCCCCACCGCCTGCGCGCGGCCCTGGGCCTGGACGCGAAGAACCCGGGGATCGTGCTGCCCGATGCCGACCTGGACAACGCGGTCAGCGAGGCCGTCACCGGCGCGCTGTCGTTCAACGGCCAGCGCTGCACCGCGCTGAAGATCCTGTTCGTCCACGAAGCCGTGGTCGAGCGCTTCATCGAGCAGTTCAACGCCAAGCTGCAAACCCTCAAGCCGGGCATGCCCTGGGAGCCGGGGGTGGCCCTGACGCCGCTGCCGGAAAACACCAAGGTCGATTACCTGCACGCCCTGGTGGCCGATGCCCAGGCCCACGACGCCCAGGTGGTGAACCCCCATGGCGGCGAGTCGCGGGCGTCGTTCTTCTACCCGGCGCTGCTGTACCCGGTGACCCCGCAGATGCGCGTCTACCACGAGGAGCAGTTCGGCCCGGTGGTGCCGATCGTGCCCTACCGCGACCTGGACACGGTGATCGACTACGTCCTGGAATCGGACTTCGGCCAGCAACTGAGCCTGTTCGGCAGCGACCCGGCGGTGATCGGCCGGCTGGTGGACACCTTCGCCAACCAGGTCGGGCGGATCAACATCAACGCCCAGTGCCAGCGCGGCCCGGACACCTTCCCCTTCAACGGTCGCAAGAACTCCGCCGAGGGCACGCTGTCGGTGCATGATGCGTTGCGCACTTTCTCGATCCGCACCCTGGTGGCGACCAAGTTCCAGGAGCGCAACAAACAGCTGATCAGTGACATCATCCGCAACCGTGACTCCAGCTTCCTGACCACCGACTACATTTTCTGA
- a CDS encoding AraC family transcriptional regulator encodes MTVKTHWYEADTRFIPGHYQPASLIDLALSRDIDSHRLLRGTGLFHEDILAGQTRLSPQQFLALIGNSRRLLDADDSSFLFGQRLLPGHYGAASHALRHAQNLQQALDVLVQQQALLSPLLSPRLVLDEQHAYCYWLDSCGAGEHGRFLLEASMTALVAMSQWLAGQRLPWECSFSHAEPRYVEQYWVHLGEQTQFRRPLDLMRIPRQYLTRPWPGASATAGQVARLEAGEHLRQLGFSCSFLDALERYLQANVRQAPSLEQTAQAFAMSPATLKRKLSKHHSGYQQQVDRVRKQVALYLYQIRGWSNEAVAEYLNFNDPANFRRSFKRWTGSTPSLIRQLLGSS; translated from the coding sequence ATGACCGTCAAGACCCATTGGTACGAAGCCGATACGCGGTTTATCCCCGGGCACTATCAACCGGCATCTCTGATCGACCTGGCGTTGTCCCGGGACATCGACAGCCACCGCCTGCTGCGCGGCACCGGGCTGTTCCACGAGGACATCCTGGCCGGGCAGACCCGCCTCAGCCCACAGCAGTTCCTGGCGCTGATCGGCAACAGCCGGCGCCTGCTGGACGCCGACGACAGCAGCTTCCTGTTCGGCCAGCGCCTGCTGCCCGGGCATTACGGCGCCGCCAGCCACGCCCTGCGGCACGCGCAGAACCTGCAGCAGGCCCTGGACGTCCTGGTGCAGCAGCAGGCCCTGCTCAGCCCCTTGCTCAGCCCGCGCCTGGTGCTGGACGAGCAGCACGCCTACTGCTACTGGCTGGACAGCTGCGGCGCCGGCGAGCACGGGCGCTTCCTGCTGGAGGCCAGCATGACCGCCCTGGTGGCCATGAGTCAGTGGCTGGCCGGCCAGCGCCTGCCCTGGGAATGCAGCTTCAGCCATGCCGAACCACGCTATGTCGAGCAGTACTGGGTGCACCTGGGGGAACAGACCCAGTTCCGGCGGCCCCTGGACCTGATGCGCATCCCAAGGCAATACCTGACCCGGCCCTGGCCCGGGGCCTCGGCCACCGCCGGCCAGGTGGCGCGCCTGGAGGCCGGCGAACACCTGCGCCAGCTGGGCTTTTCCTGCAGCTTTCTCGATGCCCTGGAGCGCTATCTGCAAGCCAACGTGCGACAGGCGCCGAGCCTGGAACAGACCGCCCAGGCCTTCGCCATGAGCCCGGCGACCCTCAAGCGCAAGTTGAGCAAGCACCACAGCGGCTACCAGCAACAGGTGGACCGGGTGCGCAAGCAGGTGGCGCTGTACCTGTACCAGATCAGGGGCTGGAGCAACGAGGCGGTCGCCGAGTACCTGAACTTCAATGATCCGGCCAATTTCCGCCGTTCCTTCAAGCGCTGGACCGGCAGCACCCCAAGCCTGATCCGGCAGTTGCTGGGCAGCAGCTGA
- a CDS encoding GGDEF domain-containing protein, which yields MFCVLKPHRWKLAALLLAANAGLLLHLACGSLKSVSEWQWLDIIGEGGSALLALVWLGLVLKSRPAGRVTNYLALGLSCIFFSWWIDSLDEFIRLPASITWDHWLESGPMPIGMILLTIGIYHWHREQLAISAQMEKKERLFREHRQFDKLTPLAGADYLKRELAASLEDSRRQQQPLSLLALDLDHFAAINQNYGHAEGDAVLQALSHVLLLNLRRQDLLCRLAGDRFVVLLPNTGESQARLLALELQQAVQGLAHKTRQHGERLYLAASTAVVMALEETPEGLLKRLNLALARAKQPLAKTA from the coding sequence ATGTTCTGCGTGCTCAAACCCCACCGCTGGAAACTCGCCGCGCTGTTGCTGGCGGCCAATGCCGGGCTGTTGCTGCACCTGGCCTGCGGCAGCCTGAAATCGGTCAGCGAGTGGCAATGGCTGGACATCATCGGCGAGGGCGGTTCGGCGCTGCTGGCCCTGGTCTGGTTGGGGCTGGTGCTCAAGAGCCGCCCCGCCGGCCGGGTCACCAACTACCTGGCCCTGGGCCTGAGCTGCATTTTCTTTTCCTGGTGGATCGACAGCCTCGACGAGTTCATTCGCCTGCCCGCCAGCATCACCTGGGACCATTGGCTGGAGTCCGGGCCGATGCCCATCGGCATGATCCTGCTGACCATCGGCATCTACCACTGGCACCGCGAACAGCTGGCCATCAGCGCGCAGATGGAAAAGAAGGAACGGCTGTTTCGCGAGCACCGGCAGTTCGACAAGCTCACGCCGCTGGCCGGCGCCGACTACCTCAAGCGCGAGCTGGCCGCCAGCCTGGAAGACAGTCGCCGCCAACAACAGCCGCTGTCGTTGCTGGCCCTGGACCTGGACCATTTCGCCGCGATCAACCAGAACTACGGCCACGCCGAAGGCGATGCGGTGCTGCAGGCCCTGAGCCATGTGCTGCTGCTCAACCTGCGGCGCCAGGACCTGCTGTGCCGGCTGGCCGGCGACCGCTTCGTGGTGCTGTTGCCCAACACCGGCGAGAGCCAGGCCCGGCTGCTGGCCCTGGAGCTGCAACAGGCGGTGCAGGGCCTGGCACACAAGACCCGGCAACACGGCGAGCGCCTGTACCTGGCGGCCAGCACCGCAGTGGTGATGGCCCTGGAGGAAACCCCCGAGGGCCTGCTCAAGCGCCTCAATCTGGCCCTGGCCCGGGCCAAGCAGCCCCTGGCGAAAACCGCCTGA
- a CDS encoding TonB-dependent receptor: protein MYKRSSPGLVSFTLTALAMAIASERLSAAETAATEHVQVVGQAASIDQALKEQRRSDSIQSVVHADGVAQLPDQNAAEAAQRLPGISIERDQGEGRFVSVRGLGPDLNSVTINGTLVPSPESARRAVALDVLPSELVQSLSVIKTLTPDMDANSLGGTVDVKSLSAFDHKGLFYSGSSEASYDQNTRQTSPKFSGAASNRFSLGDGIDNFGVAAALSWQKRDFGSDNVETGGAWDFEQGAKLQEFEQRDYAISRERAGGGLNFDYKPDDSSSYYLRTLYSRYKDSETRNSTSIEFADPLAAGERGDAEAKRKLKQREETQEIQSYVFGGERQLGLWTLSGQTGYSRSSEDSPAHIAGATFKGNSDFSDSGFYDNGKPRPVIGAGFYDPANFTLDKVDWEQQKTTDTEKNLRLDLARDYDLSGYAAQFKFGGKVSRRNKDNDLEAWVYKDFDTLGFTDQQLNLGQFQKGSVDYSLGRFGPGISGSAIKQLIGGLNPAAFYDEEESRVNDFKIREDINAGYFMNTLDIDDWRFIAGLRYEGTEFEAKGTGVTDGAFTATDTQRRYQHWLPGLHARYQLDKNTQVRAAWTKSVVRPTFGQLAPGFVIDGDEATFGNPDLKPLESSNLDLGIEHYMGRAGTVSAFVFYKDIQNFVYNTDLAGTGAWSGFSEAHTFANGDSAKLYGLELAYSQKFDWLPAPWNGLLLGANSTFSRSSASIEGFDQKAGVNRKRDIDLPNQSDTVGNLMLGWENDKLSLRLSANYKSAYLYELASISDKAHDLHVDAQTFVDFSAKYSLSKNLQLSFEAQNLTDQPYFVYTGNRSYNAQYEEYGPTYKLGLTFTHF from the coding sequence ATGTACAAGCGCAGCAGTCCCGGGCTTGTCAGCTTTACCTTGACCGCGCTGGCCATGGCCATCGCCAGTGAACGCTTGAGCGCCGCCGAAACGGCCGCCACCGAGCACGTGCAAGTGGTGGGGCAGGCGGCCAGCATCGATCAGGCGCTCAAGGAGCAGCGGCGTTCGGACAGTATCCAGAGCGTGGTGCACGCCGACGGCGTGGCCCAGTTGCCGGACCAGAACGCCGCCGAAGCGGCGCAGCGCCTGCCGGGCATCAGCATCGAGCGCGACCAGGGCGAAGGGCGCTTTGTCAGCGTCCGCGGCCTGGGCCCGGACCTCAACAGCGTGACCATCAACGGCACCCTGGTGCCCTCGCCGGAAAGCGCGCGCCGCGCCGTGGCCCTGGATGTGCTGCCCTCGGAGCTGGTGCAGTCGCTGTCGGTGATCAAGACCCTGACCCCGGACATGGACGCCAACTCCCTGGGCGGCACCGTGGATGTGAAAAGCCTCTCGGCCTTCGACCACAAGGGCCTGTTCTACAGCGGCAGCAGCGAGGCCAGCTACGACCAGAACACTCGCCAGACCAGCCCGAAATTCTCCGGCGCGGCGAGCAACCGCTTCAGCCTCGGCGACGGCATCGACAACTTCGGCGTGGCCGCGGCCCTGAGCTGGCAGAAGCGCGATTTCGGCTCCGACAACGTCGAGACCGGCGGCGCCTGGGACTTCGAACAAGGCGCCAAGCTGCAGGAATTCGAGCAGCGCGACTACGCCATCAGCCGCGAGCGTGCCGGCGGCGGCCTGAACTTCGACTACAAGCCCGACGACAGCAGCAGCTACTACCTGCGCACCCTGTACAGCCGCTACAAGGACAGCGAGACGCGCAACTCCACCAGCATCGAGTTCGCCGACCCCCTGGCCGCCGGCGAGCGCGGCGACGCCGAGGCCAAGCGCAAGCTCAAGCAGCGCGAGGAAACCCAGGAGATCCAGTCCTACGTGTTCGGCGGCGAGCGCCAGCTGGGCCTGTGGACCCTCAGCGGCCAGACCGGCTACAGCCGCTCCAGCGAAGACAGCCCGGCGCATATCGCCGGGGCCACCTTCAAGGGCAACAGCGATTTTTCCGACAGCGGCTTCTACGACAACGGCAAGCCGCGCCCGGTGATCGGCGCCGGTTTCTATGACCCGGCCAACTTCACCCTGGACAAGGTCGACTGGGAACAGCAGAAGACCACCGACACCGAGAAGAACCTGCGCCTGGACCTGGCCCGGGACTATGACCTGAGTGGCTACGCCGCGCAGTTCAAGTTCGGCGGCAAAGTCAGCCGGCGCAACAAGGACAACGACCTGGAAGCTTGGGTCTACAAGGACTTCGACACCCTGGGCTTTACCGACCAGCAGCTCAACCTCGGGCAGTTCCAGAAGGGCAGCGTGGACTATTCCCTCGGCCGCTTCGGCCCGGGCATCAGCGGCAGCGCCATCAAGCAGTTGATCGGCGGCCTGAATCCGGCGGCCTTCTACGACGAGGAAGAATCCCGGGTCAACGACTTCAAGATCCGCGAAGACATCAACGCCGGCTACTTCATGAACACCCTGGACATCGACGACTGGCGCTTCATCGCCGGCCTGCGCTACGAGGGCACCGAGTTCGAGGCCAAGGGCACCGGGGTCACCGACGGCGCCTTCACCGCCACCGACACCCAACGCCGCTACCAGCACTGGCTGCCGGGGCTGCACGCGCGCTACCAGCTGGACAAGAACACCCAGGTCCGCGCGGCCTGGACCAAGAGCGTGGTGCGCCCGACCTTCGGCCAGCTGGCCCCGGGCTTTGTCATCGACGGCGACGAGGCGACCTTCGGCAACCCCGACCTCAAGCCCCTGGAGTCGAGCAACCTGGACCTGGGCATCGAGCACTACATGGGCCGCGCCGGCACGGTCTCGGCCTTCGTGTTCTACAAGGACATCCAGAACTTCGTCTACAACACCGACCTGGCCGGCACCGGCGCCTGGAGCGGGTTCTCCGAGGCGCACACCTTCGCCAACGGCGACAGCGCCAAGCTGTATGGCCTGGAGCTGGCCTATTCGCAGAAATTCGATTGGCTGCCGGCGCCGTGGAACGGCCTGCTGCTGGGCGCCAACAGCACCTTCAGCCGCTCCAGCGCGAGCATCGAGGGCTTCGACCAGAAGGCCGGGGTCAACCGCAAGCGCGACATCGACCTGCCCAACCAGTCGGACACCGTGGGCAACCTGATGCTCGGCTGGGAGAACGACAAGCTCAGCCTGCGCCTGTCGGCCAACTACAAGTCGGCCTACCTCTATGAGCTGGCCTCCATCAGCGACAAGGCCCACGACCTGCACGTGGATGCCCAGACCTTCGTCGACTTCAGCGCCAAGTATTCCCTGAGCAAAAACCTGCAACTGAGCTTCGAGGCGCAGAACCTCACCGACCAGCCGTACTTCGTCTACACCGGCAACCGCTCCTACAACGCCCAGTACGAGGAATACGGCCCGACCTACAAGCTCGGCCTGACCTTCACCCATTTTTAA